One genomic window of Solanum dulcamara chromosome 10, daSolDulc1.2, whole genome shotgun sequence includes the following:
- the LOC129869976 gene encoding uncharacterized protein LOC129869976 — protein sequence MPSVDEIKEAIMGLNKDSAGGSNGMTGAFYQQTWDITREDIYSMVGAFFGGAELSRIIHERLKAMLPKIISSEQAGFVQGKSIAENFLLVQEIIVEIRKRGKPPNLVIKLDMMKVYDRVEWIFMTKGDPLSPTLFILAAEVMSRSLNALMEKKDFKRFGMPRGSLKVNYLAFADDMIIMCKAEVRTMQMITDTLKRYEDTSGQKLNKEKSAINMHHFVAGGEAVIGEVARGILRKEFPFTYLGCPMFYKRKKKIYYQQILQRIGSKIQAWTCAPKHSHSLPVSHESSHECTESSSKNDGTIFLEQLCWKERKTLGKVE from the exons ATGCCTTCAGTAGACGAAATCAAAGAGGCAATCATGGGACTAAATAAGGATAGTGCAGGAGGGTCGAATGGAATGACAGGAGCTTTCTATCAGCAAACATGGGATATCACTAGAGAGGACATTTACAGTATGGTCGGGGCTTTCTTTGGAGGGGCAGAGCTGTCGAG aattattCATGAACGACTTAAGGCAATGTTACCTAAGATCATTTCTTCGGAACAAGCAGGATTTGTGCAAGGAAAGAGTATAGCAGAGAATTTTCTATTAGTGCAAGAAATCATTGTTGAAATCAGAAAGAGAGGAAAGCCACCAAATCTAGTTATAAAACTAGATATGATGAAAGTTTATGACAGGGTAGAATGGATATTCATGACTAAG GGTGATCCTCTCTCACCTACCCTGTTTATATTGGCAGCTGAAGTTATGTCTAGATCCCTAAATGCTCTTATGGAGAAGAAGGATTTTAAGAGGTTTGGAATGCCAAGAGGCAGTCTCAAAGTGAATTATTTAGCATTTGcagatgatatgattataatgtgCAAGGCAGAAGTGAGAACAATGCAGATGATTACAGATACTTTGAAGAGATATGAAGATACTTCTGGACAGAAACTAAACAAGGAGAAGAGTGCTATTAATATGCATCATTTTGTAGCAGGAGGAGAAGCAGTGATAGGTGAGGTAGCAAGAGGAATCCTAAGAAAGGAATTCCCTTTCACTTACTTGGGATGCCCTATGTTCtataaaaggaagaaaaaaatatattatcagcAGATTTTACAAAGAATTGGTTCAAAAATTCAAGCATGGACCTGTGCTCCAAAGCACTCCCATTCATTGCCTGTAAGTCATGAATCCTCCCATGAATGTACTGAAtcaagctcaaaaaatgatggCACAATTTTTTTGGAGCAGTTGTGTTGGAAGGAGAGAAAGACATTGGGCAAAGTGGAGTAA
- the LOC129870372 gene encoding probable glycerol-3-phosphate dehydrogenase [NAD(+)] 1, cytosolic produces the protein MVGSIEVKSGNNVYSNGTVHNHNGLEEKLDELRHILGKSNGDLLRIVCVGAGAWGSVFAALLQDSYGQFRDKVQIRIWRRSGRAVDRATAEHLFEVINSREDVLRRLIRRCAYLKYVEARLGDRTLYADEILKDGFCLNMIDTPFCPLKVVTNLQEAVWDADLLINGLPSTETCEVFKEISKYWKERLTVPIIISLAKGIEAELDPVPHIITPTQMINRATGVPVENILYLGGPNIASEIYNKEYANARICGSEKWRKPLAKFLRQPHFIVWDNSDLVTHEVMGGLKNVYAIGAGMVAALTNESATSKSVYFAHCTSEMIFITYLLTEEPERLAGPLLADTYVTLLKGRNAWYGQMIAKGELSLDMGDSISGKGTIQGVSAVEAFYELLSQSSLNVLHPGDNKPVAPVELCPILKTLYKILIKREQGPMAILQALRDENLNDPRDRIEIAQTHAFYRPSLLGQP, from the exons ATGGTTGGTAGTATTGAAGTGAAAAGTGGTAATAATGTGTACTCAAATGGAACTGTACATAACCACAATGGTCTAGAGGAGAAACTTGACGAGCTTAGGCATATTCTTGGTAAATCTAATGGTGATTTGTTGAGGATTGTTTGTGTTGGAGCTGGTGCTTGGGGCAGTGTTTTTGCAGCTTTATTGCAAGATAGTTATGGTCAATTTCGCGATAAGGTTCAAATTAGGATATGGAGAAGGTCAGGGAGAGCTGTTGATAGAGCTACAGCAGAACATTTATTTGAAGTGATCAATTCAAGGGAAGATGTGTTGAGGAGGTTGATTAGGAGATGTGCATATCTCAAGTATGTCGAGGCCAGATTAGGCGATCGGACGTTGTATGCTGATGAAATCTTGAAAGATGGTTTCTGTTTAAACATGATTGATACGCCATTTTGTCCATTGAAAGTGGTGACCAACTTGCAAGAAGCCGTGTGGGATGCTGATCTTTTGATTAATGGATTGCCCTCGACTGAAACATGCGAAGTCTTTAAGGAGATCAGCAAGTATTGGAAGGAAAGATTAACTGTACCAATCATCATTTCATTGGCAAAGGGTATTGAAGCTGAACTAGATCCAGTTCCTCATATTATAACTCCGACACAGATGATTAATCGGGCAA CTGGAGTACCAGTTGAGAACATCCTTTATCTTGGTGGACCAAATATTGCCTCAGAGATTTACAACAAAGAATATGCTAATGCTAGGATTTGTGGATCAGAAAAATGGAGAAAACCACTTGCAAAGTTCTTAAGGCAGCCTCATTTTATTGTTTGGGACAACAGCGACCTTGTAACACACGAAGTCATGGGAGGTTTGAAGAACGTCTACGCCATTGGAGCTG GGATGGTAGCTGCACTAACAAATGAGAGTGCTACCAGCAAATCAGTATATTTTGCACATTGTACATCGGAGATGATATTCATCACATATTTATTGACTGAAGAACCAGAAAGGCTTGCAGGACCTCTGCTAGCTGATACATACGTTACATTGTTGAAAGGTCGTAATGCATGGTATGGTCAAATGATAGCTAAGGGAGAACTGAGTCTCGATATGGGTGATAGCATTAGTGGCAAAGGAACAATACAG GGAGTTTCTGCTGTCGAAGCATTCTATGAACTTCTAAGTCAGTCAAGTTTGAATGTGTTGCATCCCGGAGATAATAAACCAGTTGCACCAGTTGAGCTGTGCCCCATCTTGAAGACTTTGTACAAGATACTCATAAAAAG GGAACAAGGGCCAATGGCTATTCTTCAGGCACTGAGGGATGAAAACTTGAACGATCCGCGCGATCGAATTGAGATAGCACAAACCCATGCCTTTTACCGGCCTTCACTTCTGGGACAACCTTGA